The Pseudomonas putida nucleotide sequence TGCGGTAGGGTTCAAGCGGGATGGCATCGAGGTGACGAAGCCGAACACGCTTGCGCCCTTGCCGGCCGCACACAGCATGCCGACCTCCGGGCCGCCATAGGCGACCACGGTCAGGTCCTTGACCGGCGAACGGAGGATTTCCCGGACAATGGCCATCGGCTTGCGCCGTGGCCCCCAGCCACCGAAACCGATGGTCATGCCGTCGCGCAGCTGGGCGACGGCATCGGCACTGGTCATTTGCTTGTTCATGTTCAATTGCTCCTTACTGCTGGCCGACCGAAAAGTCGTGGCCCCAGATACTCACGCGGGTGAACTCGAAGGCCGAGTGCTCGGCCCAGTCGACCTGCAACCCGCCATGGCCGTACTCCAGGTCGAAGCCGGACGGTGTCTTCATGTAGAAACTGGTCATGCGATCGTTCAGGTGCTGGCCGAGGGTTGCCGACAGCTGCCCGCCATAGGCCTGCAGGCGGTCGTGGGCGCGGCCGACCTCGGTCATCGAGTCCACCTCGACCATCACGTGCACGCAGCCCGACGGCACCGGGTACTCGGCCAGCGCCAGGCTGTGGTGGCGGGCATTGGCGCAGTGCAGGAAGTGGATGCGCACCGGCGGCGCCGACGGGTCGGGGCGGAAGTTGAAGATGTCCGACAGGCCGAAGCCGAGCACATCCTTGGCGAAGGCCAGGGTCGCGTCGAAATCCGGCGCCGGCAGCACGGTGTGGCCAAGGCCCATGTCGCCGGTGACGAAGCGCGGTACCCCTTGCGGCGAGACGAACGGCTGGCAGTCGGAGCGGTGGCCCCAGCTGAGTTCATGCTGGTTGCCGGAGGGGTCGCTGACGGTGACCAGCGCCTGCACGCCGCGTTGCTCGATGGCCTCACGGCTGCCGACCTGCCAGGCCACGCCGCAGCGCTCCAGGTGCTGCAGGGCCTGGTCGAAGGCCCGCTCGCCGGGCAGCTCCCAGCCACTGGCCAGGTAGCGCGGCGCATCGCCCTCGACCACCAGCATGCGGAAAGGCCGCTCGTCCATCTTCACGTACAGGCCGCCGCCGGGTGCCGCCTGCACCTGCATGCCGAGCACCTGTTCGGCATAGCGTTGCCACTGGCCAAGGTTCTCGATCTGCGCGACGAAGTAGCTCAAACCACGAATGTCGATCATGCCCATGTTCCTCCAGGCTCAAGGGGTTGCCTGGGGGACATTGTGCAAAGCGGCCACGCCGGGCTCATCGTCCGTTGAGACTAAGCGCCATGCGTGGCGCAGCGGGCTGCGGGCCTAGTCCGTTTCAATGATTCGCGGTGATTGGCGTCCCCCTAGATTCGGGGTGCTGGGCTGCGTTGCAGCCCTTCGCGGGCAAGCCCGCTCCTACACACCAGCCTAGAGATGCCCCTATGGAGTTCGCTTTCACCGAGGAACAGTTGCTGATTCGCGACAGCGCCGAGCGTTTCCTCGCCCAGGCCAGCGATTCACATGCGGTACGCGCAGGCATGAGCCGGGCGGCCGATTACGATCCCGAGCTGTGCCGGCAGATCGGCCAGGAGCTGTACTGGCCGGCGCTGCTGGTGCCCGAGGCCCACGGTGGCATGGGCCTGGGCTTCGTCGAGCTGGCCGTGCTGCTGGAACAATGCGGGCGCTTCCTGCTCGGCTCGCCGCTGTTCGCCACCACTTGCCTGGCTACCCCGGCCCTGCTGCTGGCCGACAACCCCACGCTGCAAACCCGCTGGCTGCCGGCCATCGCCAGTGGCCAGTTGCACGCCACCCTGGCATGCCCGCTTGAGGCCGCACAATTGCAGGTCGAACTGCAACCCCATGGCGACGGCTACCGTCTCGAGGGCTGCCACGCCCAGGTGGTCGATGGCGCCCAGGCCGACCTGCTGCTGATCGCCGCCCGCTGCCCGGCCAGCAGCGGCGATGAGGGCATCAACCTGTTCGCCGTACCGGCCGATACACCTGGCATAGTACGTACTACATTACACACCCTCGACCAGACCCGACGCCTGGCTCGCCTCGACCTGCACCAGGTCGAAGTCAGCGAGGCACAGCGCCTGTGCGCCCCCGACCACGCCTGGCCGTTGCTGCAGGCCACCCAGCGTATCGCCGCCATTGGCCTGGCCGCCGAGCAGCTCGGCGGCGCCCAGCAGGCGCTTGACCTGACCTTGGCGTACATCGCCGAACGCCACCAGTTCGGCCGGCCGCTGGCCAGCTTCCAGGCCATCAAACACCGCTGCGCCGACATGATGCTGCACATCGAATGCACCCGCTCGGCGGTGTGGTACGCCGCCTGCGTGGCCCGCGAATACCTGGCCGAAAACGGCGACCCGGTGGTGCGCGGCGAACTGCTCGCCGCCGCAGCCACCGCCAAGGCCCATGCCAGCGAAACGTTCTTCCACTGTGCGGCCGAGTCGATCCAGCTGCACGGCGGGGTCGGTTTCACCTGGGAATACGACCCGCACCTGTACTTCAAACGCGCCAGGGCCAGCGAGCAACTGCTGGGCAACCCGGCCTGGCACCGTGAGTGCCTGGCCACCGAACTGCTGGGAGCACGCCCATGAAAATCGGTTTCAGCAAGGCAGACGAAGCGTTCCGCCACGAGGTCGCCAGCTGGCTGGCGGCACACCTGCAAGGTGAATTTGCCCCCCTGCGCTTTCGTGGCGGCCCTGGCGACGAACACAGCTTCCCGGCCGAGCGCAAGGCCTGGGAACGTGAGTTGGCGAGCGGTGGCTGGGTCGGTGTGGGCTGGCGAGCGGAAGACGGCGGGCGAGGCTTGAGCATCAGCCAGCAGGTGATCTTCCACGAGGAATACGCCCGCGCTGGCGGCCCCGGGCGCATGGGCCATATCGGCGAAGGCCTGGTCGGCCCTACCCTCGCCGCCTTCGGCACGCCCGAACAACGCCAGCGCCTGCTGCCGGGCATCCTCAAGGGCGAGGCGTTCTGGTGCCAGGGCTATTCCGAGCCTGGCGCAGGCTCGGACCTGGCCAACGTGCAGACCCGCGCCCGCCTGGATGCCAATGGCGAGCGCTGGCTGATCAGCGGGCAGAAGGTCTGGACCTCGCTGGCCCATGAGGCCGACTGGTGTTTCGTGCTGGCCCGTACCGAACCGGGCAGCGTTGGCCATCACGGGCTGTCGTTCCTGCTGGTGCCGATGGCCCAGGCGAACATCCGCGTGCAGCCGATCCAGCAACTGACCGGCACCAGCGAGTTCAACGAGGTGTTCTTCGACCAGGCCGAGACCTCGGCCAGCAACCTGGTCGGGCAGCCCGGCGATGGCTGGAAGATCGCCATGGCCCTGCTGGGTTTCGAACGCGGCGTGTCGACGCTGGGCCAGCAGATGCAGTTCCACAACGAGTTGGAAGAGGTGCTGCGCATCGCCCGCGCCAACGGCGCCGCCCGCGACCCGCTGCTGCGCCAGCGCCTGGCCCAGGCTTGGTCAGGGCTCAAGGTACTGCGCTACAACTCGCTGCGCATGCTCTCCGGGCCGCAGGACGGCAGCCTGGCGCGGGAGGCGATGATCTACAAGCTGGCCTGGTCGAACTGGCATGTCGAGCTGGGTAAGTTGGCCATGGATGTGCTGGGGGATGCTGCCGAAGTGCTGGAGAGTGCGCCTTATGGCTTGAGCCGGTTGCAGTCGCTGTTCCTGTTTACCCGGGCGGACACGATCTACGGCGGGAGTAACGAGATCCAGCGCAATGTGATTGCCGAACGGGCACTGGGCATGCCGCGGGAGGTGAAGGGGCGCTAAAACCCTGGGGCCGCTTTGCGGCCCATCGCAGGCAAGCCAGCTCCCACACCGACCGCACCGCCTTCAAGTCATGCGCTGTACCTGTGGGAGCTGGCTTACCTGCGATGGGCTGCAAAGCAGCCCCAGGGTCGCTACTAGCGAACGCGAATCTTCGGGTCCCCTGCCCCACGCCGCATGGCCTGCAGAAACCCCTCCAGCGGCGCCGGTTCGGCAATCTGCGGCAGGGCATCCTTGTCCGGCCGCTGGGCCCAGAACGCATCCCACGACGGGAACAGCTCGTGGAAGCTCCCGGCATAAGGCTCACGCCCCGGCCAGCGCATCTTCAGGCCACCGATCGGCGGCTTGTTCAGGTCTGTAGCGTACCAGTAGCACGGCAGCCGCCGGCGGAAGCACCAGCGCCCGTCGATGCGCTCGTAATCGTCCCAGTACAGCATCTGCATGATCACCCACTCCGGCCCGGTCTCATGCTCGTTCTTCGAGTACACCACACCAGTGGCGTGGTCGGCATCGCTGAACTCGATGATGTGCTGGCCCAGGTGATGCGAGGTGCCGTGGAACTGCTTGCGCATGGTCTCGTCGAGCCACGCCTTGAGGTGCGCGCGGCCGAACTTGTCGCGGCCGACCCGCACGTCCTCGGCAAAGCAGTTGGCCATGGCGTCCATGTCGCGCATGTCCAGGGCCAGCGCGTACTTGCCGGCCAGTTGGCGGATTGCGTCCAGCGACTCCAGGCGGTCGATGCGCTGCAGCAGCGCGGTGCTTTCCAGGGCCGTCATTCCAGCACCGTGTACAGGTCCGAACCGCGCCCGCCGTCCACCGCCAGGCTCGCCCCGGTCACGTACGAGGCCTCGTCGCTGGCCAGGAACAGGATGGCATTGGCCAGCTCCTGCGGCAGGCCGACCCGGCGCATGGGGATGACCTTCTCGGTGTTGGCCCGCGCCTTGGCGTCGCTGAGCATGCCCGCCGTCGCCGGGGTATCGACCACGCCGGGGATGATCACGTTGCAGCGGATGTTGTCCGCCGCGCCTTCGCTGGCTGCGGCCCGGCTGAAGTTGATCACCGCCGCCTTGGCGGCAGAGTAACCGGCCATCCAGGCGGTGCCGAACAGGCCGCAGATCGAGGCGATGTTGACGATCGCGCCGCCCTTGCCCTTCATCAGCTGCATCGCCGTGCGCGTGCCCCAGAAGGTGCCATCCACGGTGGTGGCAAAGTTGGCGTGCCAGTCGGCGGTGCTCATGCCGTCGATGCCGCCCCAGGTGTAGGCCATCGCGTTGTTGACCAGGATGTCGAGGCCGCCGTGGCGCTGTGCGGTGGCTTGCAGCGCGGCGACATAGGCCTGTTCGTCACTGACGTCGGCCACCGCCACCTCGGCGCAGCCGCCGCGGGCGAGGATCTGCTCGCGCACCCCTTCGAGCGGCTCGCGGCGCCGACCACACAGCACCACCAGGGCGCCCTCTTCGGCGAAGCGCAGTGCGGTCGCCTCGCCAATGCCGGAGCCGGCCCCGGTGACGAAGGCGATCTTGCCTTGCAGACGTTTGCTCATCGGTTGCGCTCCTGTCAGATAAAGGCCATGCCGCCGTTGACGGCGATGTTCTGCCCGGTGATGAAGCTGGCGTCGTCACTGGCCAGGAACACCGCCACCCGGGCGATCTCGTCGGTTTCGCACATGCGCCCCAGTGGCACGTTCTTCAGCAGCGCCTGCATGTGTTCATCGGGAATGCCTGCCATCATCGGCGTGTTGGTCGGGCCCGGTACCAGGGTGTTGACGCGGATGCCCCGGGCCGCCAGTTCACGGGCGATCGAGCGGGTCAGGCCCATTACCGCGGCCTTCGAGGCGCAGTAGTGGCTTGGCCCTTCGCCGGTCAGCGCGGCAGTGCTCGACAGGTTGATCAGCACGCCCTGGCGCTGGCCCTTGAGCATCAGCCGGGCGCCTTCGCGGCAGCACAGGAAGGTGCCGCCCAGGTTGACCCCGATCACCCGCGCCCAGCTGTCGTCCGGCGTGTCGAGGAAGGCATCGAGGGCGCCGACGCCTGCGTTGTTGACGACGATGTCCAGCCCGCCGAAATGCGCTTCGACCTGGCCCATGGCATCGGCCACCGACGCGGCATCGGCGACGTTGCAACCCAGCGCCAGCACTTTTTCGCCGAGGTCGGCGAGGCTGGCGGCGAGCGCGGCCTGGTCGAGGTCGACCGCCACCACATTCGCACCTTCGGCGACGAAGCGGCGCACGATGGCCTGGCCCATGCCCTGCCCGGCACCGGTGACGAAGGCCACCTTGTTCTGCAGTTTCATAGCGTTCTCCTTGGTTGACGCCTGTTGGTCTTCACCATCATTGGGCGCCAGCCAGCGCCGAACATCGTCCGAGAGGACTAGCGGCGAGCGTGCGTCGTGGTCCGGATGGACGATGCCGGCCAGGCCTGGGCGGCACAGGATCGCCCTCACCCTCATCGAGAACTGGAGAACCGGCATGAACCAACCCGTCGACCTGCCCTTGCCCACCGGCCACTACGCCACCTTGGCCAACGGCCTGCGCCTGCATTACCTGGACGAAGGCCAGGGCCCGGTGGTGCTGTGGCTGCACGGCAGCGGCCCGGGCGCCAGCGGTTTCAGCAACTTCAAGGGCAACTACCCGGAACTGGCGGCGGCCGGTTACCGCAACATCCTGCTCGACCTGCCCGGCTTCGGCCGTTCGGACAAACCCGAAGACGTGCGCTACGAACTGGATTTCTTCGTCGATTGTGTGGCGGCCTTGCTCGACCAGCTCGGCATCGACCGCTGCACCCTGCTCGGCAACTCCCTGGGCGGCGCCATCGCCCTGGGCCTGGCCCTGCGCCAGCCACAACGGGTGGAGCGCCTGATCCTGCTGGCCCCAGGCGGTGTCGAGGAGCGCGAGACCTACTTCCAGATGCCCGGCATCCTGCGCATGGTCGGGCTGTTCAACGCCGGCCCCATTGGCCTTGAGGAAATGCGCAGCATGATGCGCCTGCAGTTGTTCGACGACTCGATCCTGCCCGAAGAACTGCTGCTGGAACGGGTGGCGGTGGCGGTGACCCAGCCGAAGAACCTGTTCAGCACCATGCTGGTGCCGAACATGCGTGCGCGGCTGGGCGAGATCGAATGCCCGATTCTCGGGTTCTGGGGCAGCAACGACAACTTCAACCCGGTCAGCGGCGCCCAGTACATCATCGACGGGGCACGCCAGGCGCGGTTCATCGTGCTCAACCGCTGTGGGCACTGGGTGCAGGTGGAGCATCGCGAGCTGTTCAACCGCAGCTGCCTGGATTTCCTGCAGCACGGCTGATAGGCCAGGCGTGCGCTGTTCTTGACCTGTGGGAGCCGCGCTTGCCGGCGATGGGCCGCAAAGCGGCCCCACGATTTCAAGGTAGTAGCAGAAATTGCCGGGGCCGCTTCGCGGCCCATCGCCGGCAAGCGCGGCTCCCAGGGAGGGATCGCGCCAGCTTTTCAGCCAGCAGCACGCTGGCTGTTGAGCTGGGCATCCCCCGGCTGGCCGAGCACACAGGAAGTGCCACCCGGGGTATACATCATCGCCACGCAGCGGTTGCATGCCGTGCAGATCGAGTTGCGGCTCGCGCCGCTGGCCAGCTTGTTCACATAATCCGGCTCGGCAATCAGCACCCGCCCCATGGCCACCAGGTCGAAGCCCTCGGCCATCACCTGCTCGATGCTGGCCAGGCTCTTGGCCCCGCCCAGGTAGGCCAGGGGCATCTTCACCGCCGCCCGCACCTTGCGGGCATGTTCCAGCAGGTACAGCTCGCGAAACTCCACCACCGGATCCATGCGCCGCTGCAGCGCCATCGCCAGGGCTATCAGCGGGTTCTTCTGCTGCACGCGGTTTTCCTTGGGGAACGACGAGCCGAACATGGTGGTGATCGACTCGGCATTCATCCCGGCGCTGAGCACCAACAGGTGCGCGCCCTCCTGCTCCAGCATGCGCGCGATCTGCGCGCCGTCCTCGGCACTGTTGCCGGCGCGCACGCCCTCGGTGATGCTGTACTTGCACACCACCGCCAGGTCCTGGCCGACCGCATCCAGCACCGCCCGCAGCACCCGGCGCGGGAAGCGCAGGCGGTTTTCCAGGCTGCCGCCGTACTGGTCGCGGCGCTTGTTGTACAGCGGCGAGATGAACTGGCTGAGCAGGTAGCCGTGGCCCATGTGGATTTCCACGGCGTCGAAGCCGGCTTCGCGGGCCAGCCGTGCGCCCTGGGCAAAGTCGCGCACCACCTGCTGCATGTCGGCTTCGTTCATGGCCTGCTTGAGGAACATGCCGCTCATCATGCCGATCTTGTTGAAGCCGCCACTGGCCGACAGCGGCCTGGGCGTGGAGCGCTCGCGGATGAAGGTGAAGCAGCCGCCGTGGGTGATCTGCGCGCTGGCCTTGCCGCCTTCGCGGTGCACCGCATCGGTCAGGGCCTTGAAATGCGGCAGGCTGTCGCGTTCGAGGATCAGCTGGTTGGGCAGCGTGCGGCCGTCGCGGCTGACCGCGCAGTAGGCCACGGTGGTCAATGCCACGCCGCCGCTGGCCAGGCCCGCGTGCAGCTTGGCCAGTTGCCGCGACGGCACGCCCTGGGCGCTCATGCCCTCGTTGGTGGCGGCCTTGATGAAGCGGTTTTTCAGGGTCAGCGGGCCAATGCTGACCGGGCTGAACGGCGATCGATCGGGGTTCTGGTGCATGTCAGGCCTCGTTCTGGTTGTACTGGGCTCAGAAGGTGTATTTGGCGTTGAACGACAGGTAGTCGCGGTCCGCCAGCAGGCGGCCCTGGGCGACGTCCGGGGAGCTCAGGTAGGCGACGTAGGTCAGGCCGACCTGGAAGTTGCCCAGGTACTTGAAGTCGCCGCCGACGGTCAGGCGCTTCTCGGCACGGCCCAGGCCCTGGTAGGCGCTGCCGTCGACGTTCTGCTGCCAGACCACTCGGGTGGTCAGGTCCAGGCCGTCGGCGATCGACGGGTAGTCCAGGTAGGCACCAACCCCGAGCAAGGTCGAGCCGCGGGTCTGGGTCTTGGACTGGAAGTCGTCGAAGCGGCCGTCGACACCCGCACCGCCCCCGCTGATGACCAGGGTGTCGACGCCCTCGATGTACTGGTGCACCACTTCGCCCATGAAGGTGGTCTGCTGGGCCAGCCAGCTCGGGCCGAGGATGTACGAGGCGTTGAGGTTGCCTTGCCAGACCTGCCCGGTGGTCGGCGCGCCGTTGTTCAGGTACACCGAGGCGCCGTTGCGGTAGCTGAGGTCGCCGGCGTACTGCACCGAATCGCCGACCTTGGAGCTGAAGCTCACCCCGGTCAGCTCGACATCCTCGAAGTAGCCCAGCCGATAGGCCGGCGCCGCCCCGGCATTGGCGCGGGCGCTGATGCGCGCGTTCGACGAGTACTGGGTCTGCCCGGTGAAGTCGAAGTACAGCGAGCCGACCCGCTCGTGGTAGCGGTAGTGGAACAGCCCCACTTCGGTGTTCTCGGTGACCCGGTAGCGCACGCCCATGCCCCACTGGCCGCCGTCACGGGGCTTGACCTCGCCGGCATAGTTGACGCCGGTGAAGGTCTTGT carries:
- a CDS encoding VOC family protein, with the translated sequence MIDIRGLSYFVAQIENLGQWQRYAEQVLGMQVQAAPGGGLYVKMDERPFRMLVVEGDAPRYLASGWELPGERAFDQALQHLERCGVAWQVGSREAIEQRGVQALVTVSDPSGNQHELSWGHRSDCQPFVSPQGVPRFVTGDMGLGHTVLPAPDFDATLAFAKDVLGFGLSDIFNFRPDPSAPPVRIHFLHCANARHHSLALAEYPVPSGCVHVMVEVDSMTEVGRAHDRLQAYGGQLSATLGQHLNDRMTSFYMKTPSGFDLEYGHGGLQVDWAEHSAFEFTRVSIWGHDFSVGQQ
- a CDS encoding acyl-CoA dehydrogenase family protein, producing MEFAFTEEQLLIRDSAERFLAQASDSHAVRAGMSRAADYDPELCRQIGQELYWPALLVPEAHGGMGLGFVELAVLLEQCGRFLLGSPLFATTCLATPALLLADNPTLQTRWLPAIASGQLHATLACPLEAAQLQVELQPHGDGYRLEGCHAQVVDGAQADLLLIAARCPASSGDEGINLFAVPADTPGIVRTTLHTLDQTRRLARLDLHQVEVSEAQRLCAPDHAWPLLQATQRIAAIGLAAEQLGGAQQALDLTLAYIAERHQFGRPLASFQAIKHRCADMMLHIECTRSAVWYAACVAREYLAENGDPVVRGELLAAAATAKAHASETFFHCAAESIQLHGGVGFTWEYDPHLYFKRARASEQLLGNPAWHRECLATELLGARP
- a CDS encoding acyl-CoA dehydrogenase family protein, producing MKIGFSKADEAFRHEVASWLAAHLQGEFAPLRFRGGPGDEHSFPAERKAWERELASGGWVGVGWRAEDGGRGLSISQQVIFHEEYARAGGPGRMGHIGEGLVGPTLAAFGTPEQRQRLLPGILKGEAFWCQGYSEPGAGSDLANVQTRARLDANGERWLISGQKVWTSLAHEADWCFVLARTEPGSVGHHGLSFLLVPMAQANIRVQPIQQLTGTSEFNEVFFDQAETSASNLVGQPGDGWKIAMALLGFERGVSTLGQQMQFHNELEEVLRIARANGAARDPLLRQRLAQAWSGLKVLRYNSLRMLSGPQDGSLAREAMIYKLAWSNWHVELGKLAMDVLGDAAEVLESAPYGLSRLQSLFLFTRADTIYGGSNEIQRNVIAERALGMPREVKGR
- a CDS encoding nuclear transport factor 2 family protein — encoded protein: MESTALLQRIDRLESLDAIRQLAGKYALALDMRDMDAMANCFAEDVRVGRDKFGRAHLKAWLDETMRKQFHGTSHHLGQHIIEFSDADHATGVVYSKNEHETGPEWVIMQMLYWDDYERIDGRWCFRRRLPCYWYATDLNKPPIGGLKMRWPGREPYAGSFHELFPSWDAFWAQRPDKDALPQIAEPAPLEGFLQAMRRGAGDPKIRVR
- a CDS encoding SDR family NAD(P)-dependent oxidoreductase encodes the protein MSKRLQGKIAFVTGAGSGIGEATALRFAEEGALVVLCGRRREPLEGVREQILARGGCAEVAVADVSDEQAYVAALQATAQRHGGLDILVNNAMAYTWGGIDGMSTADWHANFATTVDGTFWGTRTAMQLMKGKGGAIVNIASICGLFGTAWMAGYSAAKAAVINFSRAAASEGAADNIRCNVIIPGVVDTPATAGMLSDAKARANTEKVIPMRRVGLPQELANAILFLASDEASYVTGASLAVDGGRGSDLYTVLE
- a CDS encoding SDR family NAD(P)-dependent oxidoreductase — encoded protein: MKLQNKVAFVTGAGQGMGQAIVRRFVAEGANVVAVDLDQAALAASLADLGEKVLALGCNVADAASVADAMGQVEAHFGGLDIVVNNAGVGALDAFLDTPDDSWARVIGVNLGGTFLCCREGARLMLKGQRQGVLINLSSTAALTGEGPSHYCASKAAVMGLTRSIARELAARGIRVNTLVPGPTNTPMMAGIPDEHMQALLKNVPLGRMCETDEIARVAVFLASDDASFITGQNIAVNGGMAFI
- a CDS encoding alpha/beta fold hydrolase — protein: MNQPVDLPLPTGHYATLANGLRLHYLDEGQGPVVLWLHGSGPGASGFSNFKGNYPELAAAGYRNILLDLPGFGRSDKPEDVRYELDFFVDCVAALLDQLGIDRCTLLGNSLGGAIALGLALRQPQRVERLILLAPGGVEERETYFQMPGILRMVGLFNAGPIGLEEMRSMMRLQLFDDSILPEELLLERVAVAVTQPKNLFSTMLVPNMRARLGEIECPILGFWGSNDNFNPVSGAQYIIDGARQARFIVLNRCGHWVQVEHRELFNRSCLDFLQHG
- a CDS encoding NADH:flavin oxidoreductase, which codes for MHQNPDRSPFSPVSIGPLTLKNRFIKAATNEGMSAQGVPSRQLAKLHAGLASGGVALTTVAYCAVSRDGRTLPNQLILERDSLPHFKALTDAVHREGGKASAQITHGGCFTFIRERSTPRPLSASGGFNKIGMMSGMFLKQAMNEADMQQVVRDFAQGARLAREAGFDAVEIHMGHGYLLSQFISPLYNKRRDQYGGSLENRLRFPRRVLRAVLDAVGQDLAVVCKYSITEGVRAGNSAEDGAQIARMLEQEGAHLLVLSAGMNAESITTMFGSSFPKENRVQQKNPLIALAMALQRRMDPVVEFRELYLLEHARKVRAAVKMPLAYLGGAKSLASIEQVMAEGFDLVAMGRVLIAEPDYVNKLASGASRNSICTACNRCVAMMYTPGGTSCVLGQPGDAQLNSQRAAG
- a CDS encoding DUF1302 domain-containing protein is translated as MGLASGGASAGPTLELGEDTTLDSSLTVNYTASMRTAKQANQYLNDINNDDGTRNFKRGSLITNRLSLFGELRLRHDNVGAVVRGSHFYDDVYHERNANDSPQTVNKVGRPDGFVEDTRRLSGSKARLLDAYVYGNYELGDTQYLSLKAGRHLVAWGESLFWANISQGQAPVDATKFNVPGTEAKDAYLPVGQVSASWSLNEDLALVGFYQYKWEKTQLNPVGDYFGSDTFGPGAEFFRLSAGVIDSLPDKTFTGVNYAGEVKPRDGGQWGMGVRYRVTENTEVGLFHYRYHERVGSLYFDFTGQTQYSSNARISARANAGAAPAYRLGYFEDVELTGVSFSSKVGDSVQYAGDLSYRNGASVYLNNGAPTTGQVWQGNLNASYILGPSWLAQQTTFMGEVVHQYIEGVDTLVISGGGAGVDGRFDDFQSKTQTRGSTLLGVGAYLDYPSIADGLDLTTRVVWQQNVDGSAYQGLGRAEKRLTVGGDFKYLGNFQVGLTYVAYLSSPDVAQGRLLADRDYLSFNAKYTF